The Peptoanaerobacter stomatis genome includes the window AAGTTTCTGCTGAAGAAATAAAAGCACTCGTTGAAACTGCAAGCGAAAAAGGCGTATTTAATGATATAGAAAAGGAAATAATTAACTCTATATTTTCTTTTGACAATATAACAGCTAAAGATATAATGGTATCAAGAAAAGACACCTATAAAATAGATATAACAGAGCCTATATCAGAGCATTTAGATGAAATTATAGAAACGTATTATTCAAGAATACCGGTATATAAAGAAAATATAGACGATATAATCGGAATATTAAATACAAAAGACCTTCTTGTACAAGCAAGAAAAGTCGGATTTGAAAATATCAATATTGAATCTCTACTTCAAAAACCGTATTTTGTACCGGAGATGAAAAATATAGATGAACTATTCAAGGAAATGCAACGTCTTAGGAATCATATGGCTATACTTGTAGACGAATATGGAGGTTTTTCAGGTATAGTTACAATAGAAGACCTGATTGAACAGATTATGGGTGATATAAATGATGAATTCGATGATGAAGAACAAGGAATAGTCAAATTATCCGACAGTGAATATTTGATAAGCGGTACAACAGAAATAAGAGAAATAAACAAAGAGCTTGACTTGGAACTCGAAAATGAAAACTATGACACAATATCGGCCTTGGTTATAGAAAAATTGGGATATATTCCGAATAAAGGTGAAAAACCGAGCATTGATATAGATAATCTTACATTTAAAGTAGAATTGGCATCTGATAACAGAATACAAAAAGTTAAGCTTAAAATAAACCCAATTATAGAACAAGTCAATGAATAATTAAATATAGCCGTATAACACTGAAAATCTTTTAAAAAGCCATATATGATATGAAATAAATCGTCACATAAAAAACATCATATAAAATCTAAACTATATGGTATTTTAAATGAAGAATAAAATTAAAATCTTTATATAAAAAATATCCACCAGCATAGCTGGTGGTCAGAGTGAAGAACAAGGGATTATATCCCTTGTTTTTTTATGTTGCGATAGAATCTATCTCACTATCGTTTTTTGAATTTTCTATAGATATTACTAATTTTGCAGGTAATGCTACTATTATTTTACTGTCATCTCCAATCCATGACATATCTGCATGAATTGATTTTGGAACAACTTCCTTTGGCAATCTAAGTAGTCTTACTTGAGAATTTTTTGTCTCCAATGTAGCTTTGTATTTTTTACCGTCCATTTCAAAATCAAATTCTATATATTGAGAATTACTTCCCGTATTTAATTCATATGTTCCTATTATTTTTGAATCTTGAGATACTATTATCTTAGCATTATCACTATTAAATTCGTTTTTAAAAAATACCATAGGAATAAGCGATAGAACAATTATAATAACTATTACTACTATATCACCTTTTTTTAAGATTTTCAATTTAATTCTCCTAATTCATAGTGATTAAAATCATAAGCAAAAATACTCTTTAGTATTAATTTTGATTTAAAATAAAATAATTTTTTTAGTATATTTCTATTTTATCTTACCTTTCATAACTTCTATTGCCTTTTCAAGCTGTACATCTTTATTTTTTGTATTTTGGCTTGATTCCACCTTTACATCAGGTGTTATGCCCTTACCATGCACTATATGTCCGTTAGGCGTAAAATATTGTGCTGTTGTTAAAATAAGTCCACCATCATCTCCCATTTGCAAAACAGATTGAATAACACCTTTACCATATGTCTGCTGTCCAACTATTGTAGCCGCCTTATTGTCTTGCAATGCTCCTGAAAGTATTTCAGATGCAGAGGCTGAACCTTCGTTTACAAGAACTACCATAGGCAATGTTATACTTTCTTTTTCATCAGAGTTGAAATATTCCTTTTCATCATTTTTATTGTTTGTATATACTATACTGGCTCTTGGCAGTATTTGATCTGCTATATCAATAACTTGGTCTACAAGACCTCCCGGATTTGAACGCAAATCTATTATCAATCCTTTTACATTTTTCTTCTTCAAATCTTCATAATTTTTTCTAAATTCCTCTGCTGTCTTTCCTTCAAATGAAATTATTTGTATATATCCTATGTTGCTATCTATAACCTTTGAACCTACTGTTTGAGGATGTATAGGAGATTTTATCACAGTATATTCTTTACGCTTACCATTTTTATCCAATATACCTATTACTACTTTTTCTCCAGCTTTTCCCCTCATCTGTTTTACAGCATCTTCCATATGCTTTCCATCATATTTTTTGCCGTTTATACTCTCTATTATATCTCCTGATTTTATGCCTACCTTTTCAGCCGGTGAACCTTTTATAGGAGATACAACCGCTATTGTGTTATTTTCTGTAGGTGCTATATACACACCTATCCCTACAAATTCTCCTGTAGTATCTTCCATGGTTTTATCAAATTCTTCTTTGGTCAAATATTTGGAATATGGATCATTTAATGAGTCTATTATTCCTTTTCTTATGCCTGTTTTAAAATCTACATTATCCGTATTCTCATAATAATATTTTTGAGTAAATTCTTTAAATGCACTTATATCTTTATATTCTTGCAAGGTAAGTCCATATGTTTTTGTGAAAAATACAGTTAATGATACAAATACTAAGACCCCTGCTAAAGCTCCTGTAATTATATTAAACAGAAGTTGTTTTTTATTCGATTTTAAATTATTTTCCATAAACTTCTCCTTATATTTTTTAGATTATATAATAATTATATATTTATATGATATATTAAGCAACTTAATTCTACATTAAATTTGATTAATTATCACTGATAAAAAATTAATCACATATATTTGCTGTGGAAATAATCATATAATTTTGTTAAAATATATAATAAGATTTGAATTTTTTACTTTTATATATTTTTTATAGCAATACAAATATTTATAAATAATCTATCCATCTTTTAACATCTATCAGAAAAGCGATTATACCTATTTTTAAAATAATATTAAAATCTTATATAATAATGGAAAATCATAACAATTAATTTTTCTGATAGACTATGTATATTAATTTTATATAATTATACAACTTATCCATAATTTTATTAGAAAATAGTATTAATTTATAGTTGAGGAGGTATTGAAATGTATGAAGAATTAAAAAAAGTTATAGATAACAGTGATAATATCGTATTTTTCGGAG containing:
- a CDS encoding hemolysin family protein → METDTIVPVTIFNILFIILIILINAFLSAFEVSIGKLKSAVSQENEYENNYLTEKISANSEIYIMSIRFLKFFITLCTNIYFTVNYIYTFFKDTSFTDHSIIVVILIISLIMSCLLIAFGDIIPKKIALFSDTPPKAISLSIINIIYLLTFIIIKPLDFLINTMLKIFHKDKKDFDEKVSAEEIKALVETASEKGVFNDIEKEIINSIFSFDNITAKDIMVSRKDTYKIDITEPISEHLDEIIETYYSRIPVYKENIDDIIGILNTKDLLVQARKVGFENINIESLLQKPYFVPEMKNIDELFKEMQRLRNHMAILVDEYGGFSGIVTIEDLIEQIMGDINDEFDDEEQGIVKLSDSEYLISGTTEIREINKELDLELENENYDTISALVIEKLGYIPNKGEKPSIDIDNLTFKVELASDNRIQKVKLKINPIIEQVNE
- a CDS encoding NusG domain II-containing protein, translating into MKILKKGDIVVIVIIIVLSLIPMVFFKNEFNSDNAKIIVSQDSKIIGTYELNTGSNSQYIEFDFEMDGKKYKATLETKNSQVRLLRLPKEVVPKSIHADMSWIGDDSKIIVALPAKLVISIENSKNDSEIDSIAT
- a CDS encoding S41 family peptidase, with product MENNLKSNKKQLLFNIITGALAGVLVFVSLTVFFTKTYGLTLQEYKDISAFKEFTQKYYYENTDNVDFKTGIRKGIIDSLNDPYSKYLTKEEFDKTMEDTTGEFVGIGVYIAPTENNTIAVVSPIKGSPAEKVGIKSGDIIESINGKKYDGKHMEDAVKQMRGKAGEKVVIGILDKNGKRKEYTVIKSPIHPQTVGSKVIDSNIGYIQIISFEGKTAEEFRKNYEDLKKKNVKGLIIDLRSNPGGLVDQVIDIADQILPRASIVYTNNKNDEKEYFNSDEKESITLPMVVLVNEGSASASEILSGALQDNKAATIVGQQTYGKGVIQSVLQMGDDGGLILTTAQYFTPNGHIVHGKGITPDVKVESSQNTKNKDVQLEKAIEVMKGKIK